The window GGAAAAGCAAGCCGTGAAAGGATCAGGGTACAGTGCTTAACTCAACTCATTAGTTTGAGTTTGGTAAGATAAAAGGGCAAGTCctgctacacacacacacacacacacacacagactcAAAAGGCAATCAAGGAAAGGGCAGGTGCCACCCCACACGCACTGCCTGCAAAGGCAGTCCGTGGAAGGATCTGGACCTCATCCACTTCCCCTCTTATCTcataacccttttttttttctcggcTCGTAAAAAGTGACGATAAATTGAAAGAGGCATGATGGAGCATGACTGTGAACAGAGTATTgaaggaaaacaaaagaaaatgcaGAAAACAAGAATAAAGGCTTACTGATAAAAAGAGGTTCATTCCGGTAACCAAGGATTGAGGAGCATTAGCAGTACAGTCCAGAGATGGAATCCCCTCATAAACAATAACTCTATCAGCAAGGTAGGTTGCCATGATAAAGTCGTGCTCCACGACAAAGGCGGTCTTCTTCGCATGAAGGATGTACCTTTTTATAACCTTCGAAGCAACTATACGCTGCTCCGAGTCAAGATAAGCGCTTGGTTCATCTATCAGATAAATATCTGCAGGCTGCATTATAGAAAGGATAAGGATTCTCAAACTACAGCTTTTATTTCTTTATCGATCAAACTACATTATCATAGAAAATGCATCTCAAACATCATTTTCCTCATGTGCAATGCATtacaaaacacaaaaaatagAATCATCTGGTGCTTCCAAcaaaatatttcatttttttacttTGTGCCATCAAATGAAAATCTATCACTATTTACCCATATAGACAGCAGATTGTAGTAGATGGTAGTACATAAACCATACCTTTCCAAGACAGAGACACAATGCAACTCTTTGTAACTCCCCACCAGAGAGATTCACAACTTCTTGGTCCATTAACTGCTCAATCTGTAAGGGCTTCATGACATCTGACACGAACTGCGGATGCATATACGAATCACGGATTTTTTGATGCAGCAAGTGTCTAACAGACGATTGAAATTTGGGGCTGATCTTCTGGGGCTTGTAAGAAACATTGAACTCAGGTATTTCCACATCTGAACCTTCCACCACATCAGGTTTCAACAATCCAGCCTGCAGAAGTTGTATAAGAATCAGACAAAGTAGATGACCCACCAAAGCATCTCAGATGAAAAATTAGTTTGAGGCGATAATATGGCTGACACTTCAACATGTAATGTCATCCTATGGAACTGTGACTAGAAACCCATGCAAGGAGTGCAGTTTTCTTTCAGTAAAAGATGAGAAAAGGTACATAAGAAATGATACACCCATACAAGAAATGCCAAAATGGTGAATAATAAAAGAGTCATACCAGCATGCGAATGAATGTTGTCTTCCCTGTCCCATTCTCACCGAGCATTACAATAATTTGAGAGTCAGTGAATTCACCCTCAATCACTTTAAGCTTGAAATTGCCCTGAGTTTTAATCATGGTTGGGTATTTATAACGTGCGTAAGTTTGAATTTCCTCGGCACTTTCCTGCGGAGTCTCTGCAACCTAACAAATGGAATAAGGTCAACCCCAAACTGTAGATCATAGCATAATAAGGACACAGAAATATGAAATAGTTACCTTAAACGTGAGGGACTCATCCCGGAATCGTAGATTCTCAGTAGGGACAAAACCAGCCAAAAAGATATTAATTCCTTCTCTAACAGAAAATGGAAGGGTTACGACTCCATATGCTCCTGGCTTCCCATATAAGCAGCAAATGAAGTCTGATAAGTAATCTAGGACACTAAGGTCATGCTCCACAACAATCACATAGCTGAAGAAGAAAACATGCAGGTAGTTACTTTCTATTCCATGCCCCAAATGGACATAAAGCAAAATATATAGAAGAGATCTTAGCATAATCAAGCACGGAAGCAACCTAGACCTGTTGGGCCTGAGCAAAGAGCGAACGACTTGTGCAGCTTTAAGCCTCTGTTTTACATCGAGATAGCTCGATGGCTCATCGAACATGTAAATCTCAGCATTCTGTGCTGCAACCACAGCAATAGCAAACCTTTGCAGCTCTCCACCTGATAGATCCCCCACATTCCTATCTATAACTTGATTCAACTCAAGATCACGACAGAGTTCAGCCTTCATATCTCTCTCATCTTTCTGGTCCAGCACTTGCCCAACATTCCCTTGGACTGCTCTTGGAATGTGATCGACATACTGAGGCTTGATGATGGCCTGTTGTACACAGAAAAATCATTAATCGAAGATGTGAAATGGCAAAAAATGGTTTTTCTGCATAGTACTTGaaatttaaagaagaagaatCTAGATCAAGGGACATGCACGAGCACTTCAAGAGAAAACCAGAATGTGCAGGCAGGGAATACTGAGTACGCTGCTGACATAAGCAACATCTTCCAAATAATGTTCCCTTTGACAAAGAAGGGTACACATAAACACTAATTAATATTCGGTAACCACTTTTGTAAAAGTAGATTATTAGCTAAAAAATACCACCCCCCACCCCACCCCCCCgggtgatggacggtccacattgaaggtgggtcccacaagttagATGGTCCACATGAaaagtgggctccatatgatcggcggtggacattgaaggtgggcacCATACAAAATTCTTGCTAAAGTCCTCGCTTCTCATCTTGCTAAAGTCATCGATAAGCTCATCTCGCCTTCACAAAATGCTTTCATCAAGGGTAGACAGATCACGGATGTTGCGCTAATAGCAAACGAAGTTCTTCGCTCTTGCCATAAGTTAAAATTAAAAGGTATCTTCTGCAAATTAGATGTTGCTAAGGCCTACGACCATGTCGACTGGGACTTCTTGCCATACAGGCTTCGCCGGATGGGCTTTGGGGCAAGGTGGACCTCTTGGATCGTTGCCTGCATAGGCTCGGCCCACTTCTCTGTCATCCTAAATGGATCTCCCAAGGGCTTCTTCAATAGCACTAGAGGCCTGCGCCAGGGTGACCCCCTTTCTCCCTTCCTTTTCTTAATAGTGGGAGGGGCATTGTCTGCAATGTTAGTCAGAGGTCAGCAGCAGGGCCTTCTTTCTGGTATCAAGATGCCTGGGCTCGCCAATCCGATCACTCACATA of the Magnolia sinica isolate HGM2019 chromosome 7, MsV1, whole genome shotgun sequence genome contains:
- the LOC131251813 gene encoding ABC transporter E family member 2 is translated as MADRLTRIAIVSSDRCKPKKCKQECKKSCPVVKTGKLCIEVTPASKIAYISEELCIGCGICVKKCPFEAIQIINLPKDLDKDTTHRYGPNTFKLHRLPVPRPGQVLGLVGTNGIGKSTALKVLAGKLKPNLGRFNNPPDWQEILTYFRGSELQNYFTRILEDNLKAIIKPQYVDHIPRAVQGNVGQVLDQKDERDMKAELCRDLELNQVIDRNVGDLSGGELQRFAIAVVAAQNAEIYMFDEPSSYLDVKQRLKAAQVVRSLLRPNSYVIVVEHDLSVLDYLSDFICCLYGKPGAYGVVTLPFSVREGINIFLAGFVPTENLRFRDESLTFKVAETPQESAEEIQTYARYKYPTMIKTQGNFKLKVIEGEFTDSQIIVMLGENGTGKTTFIRMLAGLLKPDVVEGSDVEIPEFNVSYKPQKISPKFQSSVRHLLHQKIRDSYMHPQFVSDVMKPLQIEQLMDQEVVNLSGGELQRVALCLCLGKPADIYLIDEPSAYLDSEQRIVASKVIKRYILHAKKTAFVVEHDFIMATYLADRVIVYEGIPSLDCTANAPQSLVTGMNLFLSHLNITFRRDPTNYRPRINKLESTKDREQKSAGSYYYLDD